One Molothrus ater isolate BHLD 08-10-18 breed brown headed cowbird chromosome 13, BPBGC_Mater_1.1, whole genome shotgun sequence DNA window includes the following coding sequences:
- the CTXN2 gene encoding cortexin-2 — MSSNYCSNTSASMSVNEMSAFPLTLEQKTGFAFVGILCVFLGLLIIRCFKILLDPYSSMPSSTWEDEVEGLEKGTFEYALA, encoded by the coding sequence ATGAGCAGTAATTACTGCAGCAACACTTCAGCCAGTATGAGTGTCAACGAAATGTCTGCCTTCCCTCTGACTTTAGAACAAAAAACTGGCTTTGCCTTTGTGGggattttgtgtgttttcttggGACTTCTAATTATCAGATGCTTCAAAATCTTGCTAGACCCCTACAGCAGTATGCCTTCTTCCACATGGGAAGATGAAGTTGAGGGGTTGGAAAAAGGAACATTTGAATATGCTCTTGCATGA